In the Oryza glaberrima chromosome 6, OglaRS2, whole genome shotgun sequence genome, one interval contains:
- the LOC127776055 gene encoding glutamate receptor 2.8-like isoform X1, whose product MTMQTRVFIVHMLPARASRLFARAKALGMMTKGYVWIVTDSIGIVLDVFPQHSIESMEGIVGFRPYIADSTRITDFSSRFTTLFRTKYHPNTDIRMAKPTIFQLWAYDVAWAVATATEKVHRTRSLNPTFHPLGNIGKNLVDDLPALPAGPELLNSILQGEFDGLAGQFRLIDRHLQVPTYEIVNVIGEKTRVIRFWSPDSGLTMSMNSTTIHGDAKFSTSSSELKNIIWPGDSTTVPKGWDFPVNAKILRIGVPLRHDFKTFVNVEINPNTNRSTVSGYSIDMFEAAVKKLPYALRYEYIPYDCAGSYDQLVSQVFFKFDAAVGDVTIIANRTRYVDFTMPYTESGVSMLVLSKSDDEPTTWIFLQPLAKDLWIATMIFIFFTGLVVWVIERPINRDFQGSKWKQCITAFYFAFSTLTFSHGQKIQSIQSKIVVVIWCLVLMILVQSYTASLSSMLTAERLQPSVTDLKQLLANGDSVGYQNGSFVHSMLKKLKFDDHKIKVYSTQEEYAKALRMGSKHGGVSAIFDEIPYLNSFCSKYGREFQMVGPIDRTSGFGFVLPKGSPLVPDLSEAILSLTEEPERLKIEKTWFMDSSLDYYGSHSKGSSRISFQSFQGLFIIVGCLLGAVLLINFSKFLYDKCKEMRGFGSDRVHRGERVVCFGEAQPQPPQIVMVDRQSRAC is encoded by the exons ATGACCATGCAGACGCGTGTCTTCATTGTCCACATGTTGCCAGCCCGTGCTTCCCGCCTCTTTGCAAGGGCAAAAGCACTCGGTATGATGACTAAAGGCTATGTCTGGATTGTCACAGATAGCATTGGTATTGTCCTTGATGTGTTTCCCCAACATTCCATTGAAAGCATGGAGGGAATTGTTGGTTTCCGGCCATATATTGCAGACTCTACAAGGATCACTGATTTCAGCTCTCGATTTACCACCTTATTCAGAACTAAGTACCATCCAAATACTGATATTAGGATGGCAAAACCCACTATCTTTCAGTTATGGGCTTATGATGTGGCATGGGCAGTCGCAACAGCAACTGAGAAGGTTCATAGGACCAGATCTTTGAACCCAACTTTTCATCCTCTGGGAAACATAGGCAAGAACTTAGTAGATGATCTCCCAGCATTGCCTGCTGGTCCAGAACTCCTCAATTCCATTTTGCAAGGAGAGTTTGATGGATTGGCTGGACAATTCAGGCTTATCGATAGACATCTGCAGGTTCCCACATATGAGATTGTCAATGTTATTGGAGAGAAAACTAGAGTTATCAGGTTTTGGAGTCCTGATTCTGGACTCACAATGTCTATGAACTCTACAACTATCCATGGGGATGCTAAATTTAGCACAAGTTCTTCTGAACTGAAAAATATCATTTGGCCAGGAGATTCAACAACAGTGCCCAAAGGCTGGGACTTCCCAGTGAATGCTAAGATACTTCGCATTGGTGTTCCATTGAGACatgattttaaaacttttgtgaaTGTTGAGATTAATCCTAACACAAATAGATCAACTGTCAGTGGCTACAGCATTGATATGTTTGAGGCAGCTGTCAAGAAATTACCGTATGCTCTACGCTACGAGTACATTCCCTATGATTGTGCTGGTTCATATGACCAGCTAGTATCCCAGGTCTTTTTCAAG TTTGATGCAGCAGTCGGTGATGTGACAATTATTGCTAACCGAACTAGATATGTAGATTTCACAATGCCATACACAGAGTCTGGTGTTTCGATGCTTGTTCTATCTAAGAGTGATGATGAACCAACCACATGGATCTTCCTACAGCCACTAGCAAAGGACCTATGGATTGCCACTATGATCTTTATCTTCTTCACAGGCCTAGTTGTATGGGTGATTGAAAGACCTATAAATCGCGATTTCCAAGGGTCAAAATGGAAACAGTGCATCACTGCTTTCTACTTTGCATTCTCCACTTTGACTTTTTCACATG GTCAAAAGATCCAAAGCATTCAGTCAAAAATTGTTGTGGTAATTTGGTGCTTAGTTTTGATGATTCTGGTGCAGAGCTATACAGCAAGTTTGTCATCAATGCTAACGGCAGAGAGGCTCCAACCTTCAGTGACTGATCTAAAACAACTTTTGGCCAATGGTGATTCTGTTGGATACCAAAATGGATCATTTGTGCACTCAATGCTGAAGAAGCTTAAATTTGATGACCACAAGATAAAGGTTTATAGCACGCAGGAGGAATATGCAAAAGCATTAAGGATGGGATCAAAGCATGGAGGGGTTTCGGCTATCTTCGATGAGATACCCTATCTAAATTCTTTCTGCTCGAAATACGGGAGGGAGTTCCAGATGGTTGGCCCCATTGACAGAACAAGTGGATTTGGTTTT GTTTTACCTAAAGGCTCTCCATTGGTACCAGACCTTTCAGAGGCCATCTTGAGCTTAACGGAAGAACCTGAAAGGTTGAAGATTGAAAAGACATGGTTCATGGATTCGTCCTTGGATTATTATGGCAGTCACAGCAAAGGCTCATCACGTATCAGTTTTCAGAGCTTCCAAGGTCTTTTCATCATTGTCGGGTGCCTTTTAGGTGCTGTGCTGTTGATAAACTTTAGCAAGTTTCTATATGACAAATGCAAAGAGATGAGAGGCTTCGGTTCAGACCGTGTCCATAGAGGTGAGAGAGTTGTTTGTTTCGGTGAAGCTCAACCACAACCACCGCAGATTGTCATGGTCGATCGACAATCCCGTGCCTGCTGA
- the LOC127776056 gene encoding glutamate receptor 2.8-like gives MAPSIQLGGETKRTNAGVRRDLGALPRGYGKELKIAVPWKPGFKAFLNVTDRSVGGYCIDVFEAAVKKLPHHLSYKFVVFNGSYDELVQRVSSGNYDAAVGDVTITAERTIHADFTMPYTESGVSMLVLMENDSKSTIEWVFLKPLTRELWVATVIFFLFTGIVIWMIERPRNLEYQGSSSRQFSTALYFSFSTLTFSHGHIIKSPLSKIVVVIWCFVVLVLVQSYTASLSSILTAKKLRPSETDLEQILFDGDYVGYQRGSFVESFLIKQGFSKRRLRPYTKKQEYAEALRKGSMNGGVSAIVDEIPYLTSFLSDRRYEKEFQMLSRIYKTPGFGFVFPPCFPLVHNLSTAILDVTGGDEGSQIEAKWFGTTAAPPSYAIPNTDSTPLTLRSFSGLFVITGCISALMLMISISKSVLASYTRIRDSDVRSPDADGGNGGHEECNSAQNVMGDGYVDDRPHHEIRIDSSQDIHGISVERADGEEPGPIQNGSVPANSCQNR, from the exons ATGGCCCCATCCATCCAACTTGGAGGAG AAACCAAGAGAACTAATGCTGGGGTGAGGAGAGACCTAGGAGCACTGCCTAGAGGATATGGGAAGGAACTCAAGATTGCAGTGCCATGGAAACCAGGTTTTAAAGCTTTTCTGAATGTAACTGACAGAAGTGTCGGTGGCTATTGCATTGATGTCTTTGAGGCTGCCGTGAAGAAATTACCACACCATCTGAGTTATAAGTTTGTTGTCTTCAACGGTTCTTATGACGAGCTAGTACAGCGTGTGTCTTCGGGG AACTACGATGCAGCAGTGGGGGATGTAACAATAACTGCCGAGCGAACCATCCATGCAGACTTCACGATGCCATACACAGAGTCTGGTGTGTCAATGCTTGTACTCATGGAGAATGACTCTAAATCAACAATCGAATGGGTATTCTTGAAGCCACTAACAAGGGAGCTTTGGGTTGCCACTGTGATCTTCTTCTTATTCACCGGCATAGTTATTTGGATGATTGAACGTCCCAGAAATCTGGAGTACCAAGGATCGAGCTCAAGACAGTTCAGCACTGCTCTCTATTTCTCTTTCTCCACTTTGACATTTTCTCATG GTCACATTATTAAAAGTCCTTTGTCAAAAATTGTTGTGGTAATCTGGTGCTTCGTGGTTTTGGTCCTTGTGCAGAGCTACACAGCTAGCTTGTCATCTATACTAACTGCAAAGAAGCTCCGGCCCTCAGAGACAGATCTTGAACAGATCCTGTTTGATGGTGATTATGTTGGATACCAACGGGGATCCTTTGTGGAATCCTTTTTGATAAAACAAGGTTTCAGTAAAAGAAGGCTAAGACCCTACACAAAGAAACAGGAATATGCTGAAGCTTTGAGGAAGGGGTCCATGAATGGAGGTGTGTCTGCTATTGTCGATGAGATCCCATATTTAACCTCTTTTCTTTCGGACCGTCGTTACGAGAAAGAATTCCAGATGCTTAGCCGCATATATAAGACGCCTGGATTTGGTTTT GTGTTTCCTCCTTGTTTTCCACTGGTGCATAATCTTTCAACTGCCATATTGGATGTTACGGGTGGGGATGAAGGTTCACAGATCGAAGCAAAATGGTTTGGCACAACGGCTGCCCCTCCAAGCTATGCAATTCCTAACACAGATTCGACACCTCTTACATTGCGGAGTTTCTCTGGTCTTTTCGTCATCACTGGATGTATCTCAGCTCTCATGCTGATGATAAGCATTTCTAAGTCAGTTCTTGCCAGTTACACCAGAATTAGAGATTCTGATGTGCGAAGTCCTGATGCGGATGGTGGAAATGGAGGTCACGAAGAATGTAACTCAGCACAAAACGTCATGGGTGATGGCTATGTGGATGATCGACCTCACCATGAAATCAGAATTGACAGTTCCCAGGATATCCATGGGATCAGTGTCGAACGTGCTGACGGCGAAGAGCCTGGACCAATTCAGAATGGCTCTGTGCCCGCAAATTCCTGCCAGAACAGATGA
- the LOC127776302 gene encoding glutamate receptor 2.8-like: protein MEEHRRLAMAAAFVILLTVWSSPAMAMAAAATEVHSLGLNRNAQTDQNAPQPNPQIPHPVVHTHLAAFSAARLAAASALSAEAARRGRTATVSAVRRGGTEAGARRREGRRRAIPACPCRLHHAPVPCHVLPSETERINAGVRRNLGGLPEVYHKKLKIAVPLKHGFRAFVNVTDQGVTGYCIDLFEAAVNKLPYRLIYEFVVFDRSYDELVQSVSSGINDAAVGDITIIADRASHVEFTMPYTESGVSMLVLAENESESKIEWVFLKPLTKELWFATVIFFLFTALVIWIIEHPRNMEYQGSNTRQLSTALYFAFSTLTFSHGQIIKSPLSKIVVVIWCFVVLVLVQSYTASFSSILTVKRFQPSVTDLDQLLKNGDYVGYQEGSFVNSFLTRRGFSERRLRSYTKKQEYAEALRKGSKNGGVSAIVDEIPYLTAIVSDPHYQKEFQMLKRIYKTPGFGFVFPPGFPLVHNLSTAMLDVTSGDEGSHMETKWFGAEAVFPSNAIPNTDSAPLTLKSFSGLFIITGCISTLMLMIRFSMSILANYTQIRDSDVQSPDVGGRNDAHEESNQAQNSMGGIVADIHLHEVRIDSSQDIHGSVERADGEEPRPIQNGPVPANSTQTV from the exons ATGGAGGAGCACCGTCGGTTGGCTATGGCGGCGGCGTTCGTCATCCTGCTCACGGTTTGGAGTTCGCCGGCgatggcaatggcggcggcggcgacggaggtgcACAGCTTGGGCCTAAATCGCAATG CTCAAACTGATCAAAATGCCCCTCAACCCAATCCCCAAATTCCTCATCCCGTGGTCCACACTCATCTCGCGGCCTTCTCGGCGGCGCGGCTAGCTGCAGCAAGCGCGCtttcggcggaggcggcgcgcagAGGGCGCACGGCTACGGTCTCGGCCGTCCGTCGCGGAGGGACGGAGgctggcgcgcggcggagggagggaCGACGACGCGCCATACCTGCATGCCCCTGCCGCCTCCATCACGCCCCTGTGCCGTGCCATGTCTTGCCCTCCG AAACCGAGAGGATAAATGCTGGTGTGAGGAGGAACTTAGGAGGTTTGCCTGAAGTTTATCATAAGAAACTCAAGATTGCTGTGCCACTGAAACATGGCTTTAGAGCTTTTGTGAATGTAACTGACCAAGGTGTCACTGGCTACTGCATTGATCTCTTCGAGGCTGCCGTGAATAAGTTACCATACCGTCTGATTTATGAGTTTGTTGTCTTCGACCGTTCTTATGACGAGCTAGTACAGAGTGTATCTTCAGGG ATCAACGATGCAGCAGTGGGGGATATAACCATAATTGCCGATCGAGCTAGCCATGTGGAGTTCACAATGCCGTACACCGAGTCTGGTGTTTCAATGCTTGTGCTTGCGGAGAATGAATCTGAATCAAAAATCGAATGGGTATTCTTGAAGCCACTGACAAAAGAACTTTGGTTTGCCACTGTGATCTTCTTTCTATTCACCGCATTAGTAATTTGGATAATCGAACATCCCAGAAACATGGAGTACCAAGGATCAAACACAAGGCAGTTGAGCACTGCTCTGTATTTTGCTTTCTCCACTTTGACATTTTCTCATG GTCAAATTATTAAAAGTCCTTTGTCAAAAATTGTTGTGGTAATCTGGTGCTTCGTGGTGCTGGTTCTTGTGCAGAGCTACACTGCTAGCTTTTCATCCATTCTAACTGTAAAGAGGTTCCAGCCCTCAGTGACAGATCTTGACCAGCTCCTGAAAAATGGTGATTATGTTGGATACCAAGAGGGATCCTTTGTGAACTCATTTTTGACAAGACGAGGTTTCAGTGAAAGAAGGCTAAGATCCTACACAAAGAAACAGGAATATGCTGAAGCTTTGAGGAAGGGGTCCAAGAATGGAGGTGTGTCTGCTATCGTTGATGAGATCCCATATTTAACCGCTATTGTCTCGGACCCTCATTACCAGAAAGAATTCCAGATGCTTAAGCGCATATATAAGACGCCTGGATTTGGTTTT GTGTTTCCTCCTGGTTTTCCACTGGTGCATAATCTTTCAACTGCCATGTTGGATGTAACAAGTGGGGATGAGGGGTCACATATGGAAACGAAATGGTTTGGTGCAGAGGCTGTCTTTCCAAGTAATGCAATTCCCAACACAGATTCGGCACCTCTCACTTTGAAGAGTTTCTCTGGTCTTTTTATCATCACGGGGTGTATCTCAACTCTTATGCTGATGATTAGGTTCTCCATGTCAATTCTTGCCAATTACACTCAAATTAGAGATTCTGATGTGCAAAGTCCTGATGTGGGTGGTCGAAACGATGCACATGAAGAATCTAATCAAGCACAGAACAGCATGGGTGGCATTGTGGCTGATATACATCTCCATGAAGTTAGAATTGACAGTTCCCAGGATATCCATGGGAGTGTCGAACGTGCTGATGGCGAAGAGCCTCGACCAATTCAGAATGGCCCTGTGCCTGCAAATTCCACCCAGACAGTATGA
- the LOC127776055 gene encoding glutamate receptor 2.8-like isoform X2 produces the protein MTMQTRVFIVHMLPARASRLFARAKALGMMTKGYVWIVTDSIGIVLDVFPQHSIESMEGIVGFRPYIADSTRITDFSSRFTTLFRTKYHPNTDIRMAKPTIFQLWAYDVAWAVATATEKVHRTRSLNPTFHPLGNIGKNLVDDLPALPAGPELLNSILQGEFDGLAGQFRLIDRHLQVPTYEIVNVIGEKTRVIRFWSPDSGLTMSMNSTTIHGDAKFSTSSSELKNIIWPGDSTTVPKGWDFPVNAKILRIGVPLRHDFKTFVNVEINPNTNRSTVSGYSIDMFEAAVKKLPYALRYEYIPYDCAGSYDQLVSQVFFKKFDAAVGDVTIIANRTRYVDFTMPYTESGVSMLVLSKSDDEPTTWIFLQPLAKDLWIATMIFIFFTGLVVWVIERPINRDFQGSKWKQCITAFYFAFSTLTFSHGQKIQSIQSKIVVVIWCLVLMILVQSYTASLSSMLTAERLQPSVTDLKQLLANGDSVGYQNGSFVHSMLKKLKFDDHKIKVYSTQEEYAKALRMGSKHGGVSAIFDEIPYLNSFCSKYGREFQMVGPIDRTSGFGFVLPKGSPLVPDLSEAILSLTEEPERLKIEKTWFMDSSLDYYGSHSKGSSRISFQSFQGLFIIVGCLLGAVLLINFSKFLYDKCKEMRGFGSDRVHRGERVVCFGEAQPQPPQIVMVDRQSRAC, from the exons ATGACCATGCAGACGCGTGTCTTCATTGTCCACATGTTGCCAGCCCGTGCTTCCCGCCTCTTTGCAAGGGCAAAAGCACTCGGTATGATGACTAAAGGCTATGTCTGGATTGTCACAGATAGCATTGGTATTGTCCTTGATGTGTTTCCCCAACATTCCATTGAAAGCATGGAGGGAATTGTTGGTTTCCGGCCATATATTGCAGACTCTACAAGGATCACTGATTTCAGCTCTCGATTTACCACCTTATTCAGAACTAAGTACCATCCAAATACTGATATTAGGATGGCAAAACCCACTATCTTTCAGTTATGGGCTTATGATGTGGCATGGGCAGTCGCAACAGCAACTGAGAAGGTTCATAGGACCAGATCTTTGAACCCAACTTTTCATCCTCTGGGAAACATAGGCAAGAACTTAGTAGATGATCTCCCAGCATTGCCTGCTGGTCCAGAACTCCTCAATTCCATTTTGCAAGGAGAGTTTGATGGATTGGCTGGACAATTCAGGCTTATCGATAGACATCTGCAGGTTCCCACATATGAGATTGTCAATGTTATTGGAGAGAAAACTAGAGTTATCAGGTTTTGGAGTCCTGATTCTGGACTCACAATGTCTATGAACTCTACAACTATCCATGGGGATGCTAAATTTAGCACAAGTTCTTCTGAACTGAAAAATATCATTTGGCCAGGAGATTCAACAACAGTGCCCAAAGGCTGGGACTTCCCAGTGAATGCTAAGATACTTCGCATTGGTGTTCCATTGAGACatgattttaaaacttttgtgaaTGTTGAGATTAATCCTAACACAAATAGATCAACTGTCAGTGGCTACAGCATTGATATGTTTGAGGCAGCTGTCAAGAAATTACCGTATGCTCTACGCTACGAGTACATTCCCTATGATTGTGCTGGTTCATATGACCAGCTAGTATCCCAGGTCTTTTTCAAG AAGTTTGATGCAGCAGTCGGTGATGTGACAATTATTGCTAACCGAACTAGATATGTAGATTTCACAATGCCATACACAGAGTCTGGTGTTTCGATGCTTGTTCTATCTAAGAGTGATGATGAACCAACCACATGGATCTTCCTACAGCCACTAGCAAAGGACCTATGGATTGCCACTATGATCTTTATCTTCTTCACAGGCCTAGTTGTATGGGTGATTGAAAGACCTATAAATCGCGATTTCCAAGGGTCAAAATGGAAACAGTGCATCACTGCTTTCTACTTTGCATTCTCCACTTTGACTTTTTCACATG GTCAAAAGATCCAAAGCATTCAGTCAAAAATTGTTGTGGTAATTTGGTGCTTAGTTTTGATGATTCTGGTGCAGAGCTATACAGCAAGTTTGTCATCAATGCTAACGGCAGAGAGGCTCCAACCTTCAGTGACTGATCTAAAACAACTTTTGGCCAATGGTGATTCTGTTGGATACCAAAATGGATCATTTGTGCACTCAATGCTGAAGAAGCTTAAATTTGATGACCACAAGATAAAGGTTTATAGCACGCAGGAGGAATATGCAAAAGCATTAAGGATGGGATCAAAGCATGGAGGGGTTTCGGCTATCTTCGATGAGATACCCTATCTAAATTCTTTCTGCTCGAAATACGGGAGGGAGTTCCAGATGGTTGGCCCCATTGACAGAACAAGTGGATTTGGTTTT GTTTTACCTAAAGGCTCTCCATTGGTACCAGACCTTTCAGAGGCCATCTTGAGCTTAACGGAAGAACCTGAAAGGTTGAAGATTGAAAAGACATGGTTCATGGATTCGTCCTTGGATTATTATGGCAGTCACAGCAAAGGCTCATCACGTATCAGTTTTCAGAGCTTCCAAGGTCTTTTCATCATTGTCGGGTGCCTTTTAGGTGCTGTGCTGTTGATAAACTTTAGCAAGTTTCTATATGACAAATGCAAAGAGATGAGAGGCTTCGGTTCAGACCGTGTCCATAGAGGTGAGAGAGTTGTTTGTTTCGGTGAAGCTCAACCACAACCACCGCAGATTGTCATGGTCGATCGACAATCCCGTGCCTGCTGA